The following coding sequences lie in one Arabidopsis thaliana chromosome 3, partial sequence genomic window:
- the DEX1 gene encoding defective in exine formation protein (DEX1) (DEFECTIVE IN EXINE FORMATION 1 (DEX1); CONTAINS InterPro DOMAIN/s: FG-GAP (InterPro:IPR013517); Has 2821 Blast hits to 1844 proteins in 419 species: Archae - 49; Bacteria - 1116; Metazoa - 317; Fungi - 227; Plants - 62; Viruses - 5; Other Eukaryotes - 1045 (source: NCBI BLink).) → MKSRARQCLLVCLLCLSLTNLSYGENKFRERKATDDELGYPDIDEDALLNTQCPKKLELRWQTEVTSSVYATPLIADINSDGKLDIVVPSFVHYLEVLEGADGDKMPGWPAFHQSNVHSSPLLFDIDKDGVREIALATYNAEVLFFRVSGFLMSDKLEVPRRKVHKNWHVGLNPDPVDRSHPDVHDDVLEEEAMAMKSSTTQTNATTTTPNVTVSMTKEVHGANSYVSTQEDQKRPENNQTEAIVKPTPELHNSSMDAGANNLAANATTAGSRENLNRNVTTNEVDQSKISGDKNETVIKLNTSTGNSSETLGTSGNSSTAETVTKSGRRLLEEDGSKESVDSHSDSKDNSEGVRMATVENDGGLEADADSSFELLRENDELADEYSYDYDDYVDEKMWGDEEWVEGQHENSEDYVNIDAHILCTPVIADIDKDGVQEMIVAVSYFFDPEYYDNPEHLKELGGIDIKNYIASSIVVFNLDTKQVKWIKELDLSTDKANFRAYIYSSPTVVDLDGDGYLDILVGTSFGLFYAMDHRGNIREKFPLEMAEIQGAVVAADINDDGKIELVTTDSHGNIAAWTTQGVEIWEAHLKSLVPQGPSIGDVDGDGHTEVVVPTSSGNIYVLSGKDGSIVRPYPYRTHGRVMNQLLLVDLNKRGEKKKGLTIVTTSFDGYLYLIDGPTSCTDVVDIGETSYSMVLADNVDGGDDLDLIVSTMNGNVFCFSTPSPHHPLKAWRSSDQGRNNKANRYDREGVFVTHSTRGFRDEEGKNFWAEIEIVDKYRYPSGSQAPYNVTTTLLVPGNYQGERRITQSQIYDRPGKYRIKLPTVGVRTTGTVMVEMADKNGLHFSDEFSLTFHMYYYKLLKWLLVLPMLGMFGLLVILRPQEAVPLPSFSRNTDL, encoded by the exons ATGAAATCTCGAGCGAGGCAGTGTCTGCTGGTTTGTTTGCTCTGTCTTTCCTTAACGAATCTCTCCTATGGAGAAAATAAGTTCAGAGAGCGTAAAGCCACCGATGACGAGCTGGGCTACCCCGATAT TGATGAAGATGCTTTATTGAATACTCAGTGCCCGAAAAAATTGGAGCTGCGATGGCAAACTGAAGTCACTTCTAGCGTTTATGCTACACCCTTGATTGCTGATATTAACAG TGATGGAAAGCTTGACATTGTTGTTCCATCTTTTGTTCATTACCTCGAAGTTCTTGAAGGAGCTGATGGAGACAAGATGCCAG GTTGGCCTGCTTTTCACCAGTCAAATGTGCACTCGAGTCCTCTTCTATTTGATATCGACAAAGATGGTGTTAGAGAAATTGCTCTGGCTACCTACAATGCCGAAGTGCTCTTTTTCAG GGTATCAGGCTTTTTGATGTCAGATAAGCTAGAAGTGCCACGTAGAAAAGTGCACAAGAACTGGCATGTGGGACTTAATCCTGATCCTGTTGACCGTTCACATCCTGATGTTCATGATGATGTGCTTGAGGAGGAAGCTATGGCAATGAAGTCATCGACCACTC AAACGAATGCAACTACCACAACACCAAATGTTACAGTCTCGATGACCAAAGAAGTTCATGGCGCTAATTCATATGTGTCAACTCAAGAGGATCAAAAGAGACCAGAGAATAATCAAACAGAAGCTATTGTAAAGCCTACTCCAGAGCTACATAATTCCTCCATGGATGCTGGAGCAAATAATTTGGCAGCAAATGCTACTACAGCTGGCTCAAGAGAAAACCTCAATAGAAATGTAACCACCAATGAGGTGGATCAAAGCAAAATTAGTGGAGATAAGAATGAAActgttattaaattaaatactaGTACGGGTAATTCCTCAGAAACTCTGGGGACATCTGGAAACAGTAGTACGGCAGAGACAGTAACCAAAAGTGGGAGGCGACTTCTGGAAGAGGATGGTTCGAAAGAATCTGTGGACAGCCATTCGGACAGTAAAGACAACAGTGAGGGTGTCCGCATGGCGACAGTAGAAAATGATGGAGGCTTAGAAGCTGACGCAGATTCATCGTTTGAGTTGTTGCGTGAGAATGATGAGTTAGCTGATGAATACAGTTATGATTATGACGATTATGTTGATGAGAAAATGTGGGGTGATGAGGAATGGGTTGAGGGGCAGCACGAGAACTCAGAAGATTATGTGAATATTGACGCCCATATACTATGCACTCCT GTAATTGCTGACATAGACAAAGATGGAGTACAGGAGATGATTGTTGCTGTTTCCTATTTCTTCGACCCCGA GTACTATGATAATCCAGAACATCTGAAAGAGCTTGGTGGTATCGacattaaaaattatattgctAGTTCAATTGTGGTTTTCAATCTTGATACTAAACAAGTCAAGTGGATCAAAGAGCTAGATTTGAGTACGGATAAAGCAAACTTCCGTGCTTATATTTATTCTTCACCAACGGTTGTTGATTTGGATGGCGATGGTTATTTGGATATCCTTGTCGGAACTTCCTTTGGCTTATTCTACGCCATGGATCATCGTG GAAACATCAGAGAAAAATTCCCACTGGAAATGGCTGAAATTCAAGGAGCAGTGGTTGCGGCCGACATAAATGATGATGGAAAGATTGAACTTGTAACTACTGATTCACACGGAAATATAGCAGCATGGACCACCCAAGGAGTGGAAATTTGGGAAGCACATCTTAAGAGCCTTGTTCCCCAG GGTCCTTCTATAGGCGATGTTGATGGTGACGGACACACGGAGGTTGTGGTTCCTACATCATCAGGAAACATATACGTTCTTAGTGGCAAGGATGGTTCTATTGTCCGTCCTTACCCATACAGGACTCATGGAAGAGTGATGAAccaacttcttcttgttgatCTGAACAAGCGAGGTGAGAAAAAGAAGGGTCTCACCATCGTTACTACATCCTTTGACGGTTACCTGTATCTCATAGATGGACCCACCTCGTGCACTGACGTTGTTGACATTGGCGAAACTTC ATACAGCATGGTCTTGGCTGATAATGTTGACGGTGGAGATGATCTCGATCTTATTGTCTCAACTATGAATGGAAACGTCTTTTGCTTCTCAACGCCTTCTCCTCACCATCCCCTTAAG GCTTGGAGATCTAGTGATCAAGGCAGGAACAATAAGGCCAATCGTTATGATCGTGAAGGCGTTTTTGTCACGCATTCGACCAGAGGTTTCCGTGATGAGGAAGGCAAAAACTTCTGGGCTGAGATCGAGATCGTTGATAAATATAGATATCCATCTGGTTCACAAGCACCCTACAACGTTACT ACGACGCTGTTGGTTCCAGGCAATTACCAGGGAGAGAGGAGGATAACGCAGAGCCAGATCTATGACCGCCCTGGAAAATACCGGATAAAACTACCAACTGTGGGAGTGAGAACAACAGGAACTGTAATGGTGGAGATGGCAGATAAGAATGGACTCCATTTCTCAGACGAATTCTCACTAACTTTCCATATGTATTACTACAAGCTTCTGAAATGGCTTCTTGTTCTCCCGATGCTCGGGATGTTCGGTCTGCTCGTGATACTACGGCCTCAAGAAGCCGTGCCTCTCCCGTCTTTTTCCCGCAACACAGATTTATGA
- the DEX1 gene encoding defective in exine formation protein (DEX1) (DEFECTIVE IN EXINE FORMATION 1 (DEX1); CONTAINS InterPro DOMAIN/s: FG-GAP (InterPro:IPR013517); Has 30201 Blast hits to 17322 proteins in 780 species: Archae - 12; Bacteria - 1396; Metazoa - 17338; Fungi - 3422; Plants - 5037; Viruses - 0; Other Eukaryotes - 2996 (source: NCBI BLink).), which yields MKSRARQCLLVCLLCLSLTNLSYGENKFRERKATDDELGYPDIDEDALLNTQCPKKLELRWQTEVTSSVYATPLIADINSDGKLDIVVPSFVHYLEVLEGADGDKMPGWPAFHQSNVHSSPLLFDIDKDGVREIALATYNAEVLFFRVSGFLMSDKLEVPRRKVHKNWHVGLNPDPVDRSHPDVHDDVLEEEAMAMKSSTTQTNATTTTPNVTVSMTKEVHGANSYVSTQEDQKRPENNQTEAIVKPTPELHNSSMDAGANNLAANATTAGSRENLNRNVTTNEVDQSKISGDKNETVIKLNTSTGNSSETLGTSGNSSTAETVTKSGRRLLEEDGSKESVDSHSDSKDNSEGVRMATVENDGGLEADADSSFELLRENDELADEYSYDYDDYVDEKMWGDEEWVEGQHENSEDYVNIDAHILCTPVIADIDKDGVQEMIVAVSYFFDPEYYDNPEHLKELGGIDIKNYIASSIVVFNLDTKQVKWIKELDLSTDKANFRAYIYSSPTVVDLDGDGYLDILVGTSFGLFYAMDHRGNIREKFPLEMAEIQGAVVAADINDDGKIELVTTDSHGNIAAWTTQGVEIWEAHLKSLVPQGPSIGDVDGDGHTEVVVPTSSGNIYVLSGKDGSIVRPYPYRTHGRVMNQLLLVDLNKRGEKKKGLTIVTTSFDGYLYLIDGPTSCTDVVDIGETSYSMVLADNVDGGDDLDLIVSTMNGNVFCFSTPSPHHPLKAWRSSDQGRNNKANRYDREGVFVTHSTRGFRDEEGKNFWAEIEIVDKYRYPSGSQAPYNVTLFSNTDDAVGSRQLPGREEDNAEPDL from the exons ATGAAATCTCGAGCGAGGCAGTGTCTGCTGGTTTGTTTGCTCTGTCTTTCCTTAACGAATCTCTCCTATGGAGAAAATAAGTTCAGAGAGCGTAAAGCCACCGATGACGAGCTGGGCTACCCCGATAT TGATGAAGATGCTTTATTGAATACTCAGTGCCCGAAAAAATTGGAGCTGCGATGGCAAACTGAAGTCACTTCTAGCGTTTATGCTACACCCTTGATTGCTGATATTAACAG TGATGGAAAGCTTGACATTGTTGTTCCATCTTTTGTTCATTACCTCGAAGTTCTTGAAGGAGCTGATGGAGACAAGATGCCAG GTTGGCCTGCTTTTCACCAGTCAAATGTGCACTCGAGTCCTCTTCTATTTGATATCGACAAAGATGGTGTTAGAGAAATTGCTCTGGCTACCTACAATGCCGAAGTGCTCTTTTTCAG GGTATCAGGCTTTTTGATGTCAGATAAGCTAGAAGTGCCACGTAGAAAAGTGCACAAGAACTGGCATGTGGGACTTAATCCTGATCCTGTTGACCGTTCACATCCTGATGTTCATGATGATGTGCTTGAGGAGGAAGCTATGGCAATGAAGTCATCGACCACTC AAACGAATGCAACTACCACAACACCAAATGTTACAGTCTCGATGACCAAAGAAGTTCATGGCGCTAATTCATATGTGTCAACTCAAGAGGATCAAAAGAGACCAGAGAATAATCAAACAGAAGCTATTGTAAAGCCTACTCCAGAGCTACATAATTCCTCCATGGATGCTGGAGCAAATAATTTGGCAGCAAATGCTACTACAGCTGGCTCAAGAGAAAACCTCAATAGAAATGTAACCACCAATGAGGTGGATCAAAGCAAAATTAGTGGAGATAAGAATGAAActgttattaaattaaatactaGTACGGGTAATTCCTCAGAAACTCTGGGGACATCTGGAAACAGTAGTACGGCAGAGACAGTAACCAAAAGTGGGAGGCGACTTCTGGAAGAGGATGGTTCGAAAGAATCTGTGGACAGCCATTCGGACAGTAAAGACAACAGTGAGGGTGTCCGCATGGCGACAGTAGAAAATGATGGAGGCTTAGAAGCTGACGCAGATTCATCGTTTGAGTTGTTGCGTGAGAATGATGAGTTAGCTGATGAATACAGTTATGATTATGACGATTATGTTGATGAGAAAATGTGGGGTGATGAGGAATGGGTTGAGGGGCAGCACGAGAACTCAGAAGATTATGTGAATATTGACGCCCATATACTATGCACTCCT GTAATTGCTGACATAGACAAAGATGGAGTACAGGAGATGATTGTTGCTGTTTCCTATTTCTTCGACCCCGA GTACTATGATAATCCAGAACATCTGAAAGAGCTTGGTGGTATCGacattaaaaattatattgctAGTTCAATTGTGGTTTTCAATCTTGATACTAAACAAGTCAAGTGGATCAAAGAGCTAGATTTGAGTACGGATAAAGCAAACTTCCGTGCTTATATTTATTCTTCACCAACGGTTGTTGATTTGGATGGCGATGGTTATTTGGATATCCTTGTCGGAACTTCCTTTGGCTTATTCTACGCCATGGATCATCGTG GAAACATCAGAGAAAAATTCCCACTGGAAATGGCTGAAATTCAAGGAGCAGTGGTTGCGGCCGACATAAATGATGATGGAAAGATTGAACTTGTAACTACTGATTCACACGGAAATATAGCAGCATGGACCACCCAAGGAGTGGAAATTTGGGAAGCACATCTTAAGAGCCTTGTTCCCCAG GGTCCTTCTATAGGCGATGTTGATGGTGACGGACACACGGAGGTTGTGGTTCCTACATCATCAGGAAACATATACGTTCTTAGTGGCAAGGATGGTTCTATTGTCCGTCCTTACCCATACAGGACTCATGGAAGAGTGATGAAccaacttcttcttgttgatCTGAACAAGCGAGGTGAGAAAAAGAAGGGTCTCACCATCGTTACTACATCCTTTGACGGTTACCTGTATCTCATAGATGGACCCACCTCGTGCACTGACGTTGTTGACATTGGCGAAACTTC ATACAGCATGGTCTTGGCTGATAATGTTGACGGTGGAGATGATCTCGATCTTATTGTCTCAACTATGAATGGAAACGTCTTTTGCTTCTCAACGCCTTCTCCTCACCATCCCCTTAAG GCTTGGAGATCTAGTGATCAAGGCAGGAACAATAAGGCCAATCGTTATGATCGTGAAGGCGTTTTTGTCACGCATTCGACCAGAGGTTTCCGTGATGAGGAAGGCAAAAACTTCTGGGCTGAGATCGAGATCGTTGATAAATATAGATATCCATCTGGTTCACAAGCACCCTACAACGTTACT CTGTTTTCAAATACAGACGACGCTGTTGGTTCCAGGCAATTACCAGGGAGAGAGGAGGATAACGCAGAGCCAGATCTATGA
- the DEX1 gene encoding defective in exine formation protein (DEX1) (DEFECTIVE IN EXINE FORMATION 1 (DEX1); CONTAINS InterPro DOMAIN/s: FG-GAP (InterPro:IPR013517).), producing the protein MKSRARQCLLVCLLCLSLTNLSYGENKFRERKATDDELGYPDIDEDALLNTQCPKKLELRWQTEVTSSVYATPLIADINSDGKLDIVVPSFVHYLEVLEGADGDKMPGWPAFHQSNVHSSPLLFDIDKDGVREIALATYNAEVLFFRVSGFLMSDKLEVPRRKVHKNWHVGLNPDPVDRSHPDVHDDVLEEEAMAMKSSTTQTNATTTTPNVTVSMTKEVHGANSYVSTQEDQKRPENNQTEAIVKPTPELHNSSMDAGANNLAANATTAGSRENLNRNVTTNEVDQSKISGDKNETVIKLNTSTGNSSETLGTSGNSSTAETVTKSGRRLLEEDGSKESVDSHSDSKDNSEGVRMATVENDGGLEADADSSFELLRENDELADEYSYDYDDYVDEKMWGDEEWVEGQHENSEDYVNIDAHILCTPVIADIDKDGVQEMIVAVSYFFDPEYYDNPEHLKELGGIDIKNYIASSIVVFNLDTKQVKWIKELDLSTDKANFRAYIYSSPTVVDLDGDGYLDILVGTSFGLFYAMDHRGNIREKFPLEMAEIQGAVVAADINDDGKIELVTTDSHGNIAAWTTQGVEIWEAHLKSLVPQGPSIGDVDGDGHTEVVVPTSSGNIYVLSGKDGSIVRPYPYRTHGRVMNQLLLVDLNKRGEKKKGLTIVTTSFDGYLYLIDGPTSCTDVVDIGETSYSMVLADNVDGGDDLDLIVSTMNGNVFCFSTPSPHHPLKAWRSSDQGRNNKANRYDREGVFVTHSTRGFRDEEGKNFWAEIEIVDKYRYPSGSQAPYNVTTTLLVPGNYQGERRITQSQIYDRPGKYRIKLPTVGVRTTGTVMVEMADKNGLHFSDEFSLTFHMYYYKLLKWLLVLPMLGMFGGTHPHRAHQKDPGTISC; encoded by the exons ATGAAATCTCGAGCGAGGCAGTGTCTGCTGGTTTGTTTGCTCTGTCTTTCCTTAACGAATCTCTCCTATGGAGAAAATAAGTTCAGAGAGCGTAAAGCCACCGATGACGAGCTGGGCTACCCCGATAT TGATGAAGATGCTTTATTGAATACTCAGTGCCCGAAAAAATTGGAGCTGCGATGGCAAACTGAAGTCACTTCTAGCGTTTATGCTACACCCTTGATTGCTGATATTAACAG TGATGGAAAGCTTGACATTGTTGTTCCATCTTTTGTTCATTACCTCGAAGTTCTTGAAGGAGCTGATGGAGACAAGATGCCAG GTTGGCCTGCTTTTCACCAGTCAAATGTGCACTCGAGTCCTCTTCTATTTGATATCGACAAAGATGGTGTTAGAGAAATTGCTCTGGCTACCTACAATGCCGAAGTGCTCTTTTTCAG GGTATCAGGCTTTTTGATGTCAGATAAGCTAGAAGTGCCACGTAGAAAAGTGCACAAGAACTGGCATGTGGGACTTAATCCTGATCCTGTTGACCGTTCACATCCTGATGTTCATGATGATGTGCTTGAGGAGGAAGCTATGGCAATGAAGTCATCGACCACTC AAACGAATGCAACTACCACAACACCAAATGTTACAGTCTCGATGACCAAAGAAGTTCATGGCGCTAATTCATATGTGTCAACTCAAGAGGATCAAAAGAGACCAGAGAATAATCAAACAGAAGCTATTGTAAAGCCTACTCCAGAGCTACATAATTCCTCCATGGATGCTGGAGCAAATAATTTGGCAGCAAATGCTACTACAGCTGGCTCAAGAGAAAACCTCAATAGAAATGTAACCACCAATGAGGTGGATCAAAGCAAAATTAGTGGAGATAAGAATGAAActgttattaaattaaatactaGTACGGGTAATTCCTCAGAAACTCTGGGGACATCTGGAAACAGTAGTACGGCAGAGACAGTAACCAAAAGTGGGAGGCGACTTCTGGAAGAGGATGGTTCGAAAGAATCTGTGGACAGCCATTCGGACAGTAAAGACAACAGTGAGGGTGTCCGCATGGCGACAGTAGAAAATGATGGAGGCTTAGAAGCTGACGCAGATTCATCGTTTGAGTTGTTGCGTGAGAATGATGAGTTAGCTGATGAATACAGTTATGATTATGACGATTATGTTGATGAGAAAATGTGGGGTGATGAGGAATGGGTTGAGGGGCAGCACGAGAACTCAGAAGATTATGTGAATATTGACGCCCATATACTATGCACTCCT GTAATTGCTGACATAGACAAAGATGGAGTACAGGAGATGATTGTTGCTGTTTCCTATTTCTTCGACCCCGA GTACTATGATAATCCAGAACATCTGAAAGAGCTTGGTGGTATCGacattaaaaattatattgctAGTTCAATTGTGGTTTTCAATCTTGATACTAAACAAGTCAAGTGGATCAAAGAGCTAGATTTGAGTACGGATAAAGCAAACTTCCGTGCTTATATTTATTCTTCACCAACGGTTGTTGATTTGGATGGCGATGGTTATTTGGATATCCTTGTCGGAACTTCCTTTGGCTTATTCTACGCCATGGATCATCGTG GAAACATCAGAGAAAAATTCCCACTGGAAATGGCTGAAATTCAAGGAGCAGTGGTTGCGGCCGACATAAATGATGATGGAAAGATTGAACTTGTAACTACTGATTCACACGGAAATATAGCAGCATGGACCACCCAAGGAGTGGAAATTTGGGAAGCACATCTTAAGAGCCTTGTTCCCCAG GGTCCTTCTATAGGCGATGTTGATGGTGACGGACACACGGAGGTTGTGGTTCCTACATCATCAGGAAACATATACGTTCTTAGTGGCAAGGATGGTTCTATTGTCCGTCCTTACCCATACAGGACTCATGGAAGAGTGATGAAccaacttcttcttgttgatCTGAACAAGCGAGGTGAGAAAAAGAAGGGTCTCACCATCGTTACTACATCCTTTGACGGTTACCTGTATCTCATAGATGGACCCACCTCGTGCACTGACGTTGTTGACATTGGCGAAACTTC ATACAGCATGGTCTTGGCTGATAATGTTGACGGTGGAGATGATCTCGATCTTATTGTCTCAACTATGAATGGAAACGTCTTTTGCTTCTCAACGCCTTCTCCTCACCATCCCCTTAAG GCTTGGAGATCTAGTGATCAAGGCAGGAACAATAAGGCCAATCGTTATGATCGTGAAGGCGTTTTTGTCACGCATTCGACCAGAGGTTTCCGTGATGAGGAAGGCAAAAACTTCTGGGCTGAGATCGAGATCGTTGATAAATATAGATATCCATCTGGTTCACAAGCACCCTACAACGTTACT ACGACGCTGTTGGTTCCAGGCAATTACCAGGGAGAGAGGAGGATAACGCAGAGCCAGATCTATGACCGCCCTGGAAAATACCGGATAAAACTACCAACTGTGGGAGTGAGAACAACAGGAACTGTAATGGTGGAGATGGCAGATAAGAATGGACTCCATTTCTCAGACGAATTCTCACTAACTTTCCATATGTATTACTACAAGCTTCTGAAATGGCTTCTTGTTCTCCCGATGCTCGGGATGTTCG GAGGTACACATCCTCATAGAGCTCATCAAAAGGATCCAGGGACAATTTCGTGCTAG
- a CDS encoding transmembrane protein (DUF962) (Protein of unknown function (DUF962); CONTAINS InterPro DOMAIN/s: Protein of unknown function DUF962 (InterPro:IPR009305); Has 704 Blast hits to 704 proteins in 265 species: Archae - 0; Bacteria - 429; Metazoa - 0; Fungi - 2; Plants - 37; Viruses - 0; Other Eukaryotes - 236 (source: NCBI BLink).) translates to MNFRSFEEFWPFYMMQHSNPSTRRLHFIGIIASIVALICSILINWWFLALVPLLGYGFAWYSHFFVEGNVPASFGHPLWSFLCDLKMFSLMLTGSMEREMKRLGKRPLLQLS, encoded by the coding sequence ATGAATTTCAGAAGCTTTGAGGAGTTCTGGCCTTTCTACATGATGCAACACTCGAATCCATCGACGCGAAGGTTGCACTTCATAGGTATCATCGCGAGCATCGTTGCTTTGATATGTTCGATTTTGATCAACTGGTGGTTCTTAGCTCTGGTGCCTCTGCTTGGGTACGGATTCGCGTGGTATAGCCACTTCTTCGTGGAAGGGAATGTTCCGGCGAGCTTTGGGCATCCGCTTTGGTCGTTTCTCTGCGATCTCAAGATGTTTAGTCTGATGCTCACAGGAAGcatggagagagagatgaagagacTTGGTAAGAGGCCATTGTTGCAGCTCTCTTGA